The Rhodobacter sp. 24-YEA-8 DNA segment TCCGCGTCAAGCGCAAGCTAAACTCGACCGACGTTGTCGACGCCCTGACTGATCTGTTCATCCTGCGCGGCCCGCCCGAGTTCATAAGGTCCGACAATGGCGCCGAATTCATTGCCAAAAAGGTGCAGGCATGGATCGGGGCGGTGGGTGCCAAAACGGCATTCATTGCGCCAGGATCACCGTGGGAGAACGGCTACTGCGAGAGTTTCAACGCCCGGTTCCGGGACGAAATGCTCAACGGCGAAGTCTTCCACACCCTGCACGAGGCACAGATCCTGATCGAAAGGTGGCGACGGCACTACAACACCGTCAGGCCCCACAGCGCTCTGAACTACCGGCCACCGGCCCCAGAGACCTTCGTGCAAATGGACCACAGGCCGACAATGCACTAACATTCAAACCGGACCACTCAGTGGGGGCATTCCAACGGCGCGTTGTAACGAGTGTTAAGTCGGCGGTGGGCATCACGTCCGCCGCCTCTTTCCCCGTCTTCGGGATCACCTCCGCCTCAACTGGCCAGCTTGTCACCCGCGAAAGCGCCATGCGCGTCCCAGCTGTCTCTCGTGCGGTCTCGCTGATCGCCGAACGTGATCCCCTTCCCTCGCCTCATCGAGGTCGATCCCGATCTGATCGAGAGCAACGTGATCTTCGCGGCGGACCGTTTCGGCGACTTCACCCCGCCGACCGGCGCACCCGCTGCGGCTATACCGAGGGCTGCGTGATGGGCGCCGCAGCTTTCCCCACGCACTTTTTCATCGACCAGGCCGATTATGGCGACAAGCTTGGTGGAATTGGCGGCGGAACCGACTTTGTGACCGACATTGAGGACACCGCTGACATGCTCGGTGAGCTGGAGCGCATGGGGATGCGAGACCGCGCGCGCCTGCATCTGCTACAGGCGCTGTATTTTTTCGGCCAGACTGTCCGCTGCGGCAAGCAGCCCGGCCGGATCGAGGCTCGCCACAAAGATCCTGTGGCGGGCCGTGCCGCTTCTTGCCCGGTGTTTCGCGTAGCGCGGGTCGTAATGGGCGGCGATCAGCGCTTCTGACAGCGCCACGTACTCCGCCCGCCGGGCAAGCATATGCCATTCTGCGACACGCTCAGCCGGATGGAACGGGCGCAGCTGATCGATGGTAGTGCTGAGCCGGTCATGATCGGCCGTCAGGTCGCCATAGGCGCTGGCAAGGTATCTGGCCCGCTCATGCGCCGGAACATCAAGCTCGATCCTTGGCGCCGCACACATCGCTTTCCACAGCTGTGACGGAAGCCGGCACTGACCGATAGCCGAGCTTTCGGCCTCAATGACCACAGGGCGGGCGGGATCGAGTTCGCTCAATGCCCGGGCGATGCGCCCCTCGAACATCCGTTGCGACGGCTGAAGGCCCCTGCTGCCAAACAGCGACCCCCTGTGGTTCGCCATGGCTTCAAGATCAATGGTCTGGATGCCGCGCAGCGCCAGCAGTTGCAGGAGCTCCGTCTTGGCCGATCCGGTATTGCCATCAAGCAAGATGATGCGCGACGGCGGCACGGCCTCCAGCGCGCGCACCACCAGCCCGCGCCAGGCCTTGTAGCCGCCGGTAATGATCTCCGCGCGCCAGCCGATCTGAGACAGGATCATGGCCATTGAACCGGAGCGTTGACCGCCGCGCCAGCAATAGAGCAATGGCCGCCAGCCGCCCGGCATGGCGGCAAGCGGCCCTTCGAGATGGCGCGCGACATTGCGCGAAATCAGCGCCGCGCCGAGTTTGCGCGCCTCGAAAGGCGCGACCTGTTTGTAGATCGTGCCGACGCGGGCGCGTTCCTCATCATCGAGGACAGGAAGACTGATGGCGCCGGGCAGGTGATCGGCTGCAAATTCTGACGGCGACCGAACATCGATGACGCTGTCGAAGCCCTGTCTTATAAGATCATGAAGTGAGTTCAGCATGATGGCCATGCGGCAGCGTTATTCCAAATCCCGCGCCTGGAAAAGACGCCATCAGACCCCGCATGACGAAGGGGACGCGTTTCATGCGCCCCTTCCCACAGGCAGATGGCGGGCGTGGGCCGGGGCGGAACCGGAACACCGCGTCATCGGCACCGAAATTCCGCCGTCACCGGCCGCCGCTCTTGCTCCGGGCCGAAAGGAAAGGGACAAAGGTGGCAGATCAGCCGGGGAGTGGCAGAAGATGAGCTTTGACAAGGCGCTTGGCGGGTTTCGTCCGGTTTCGGTTCCGGCAATTGGCGGCGCGGAATATGAAGCGCGGGTCGGGGCTTTGCAGGCGGGGATGCGGGCGGCGGATATCGGCGCGGTCTGGCTCGACGCCTCTTCCTCGCTGAGCTACTTCCTCGGCCACAGCCTCGGCCTTTCAGAGCGGATCCACGGCGCCCTGATCCCCGCCAGAGGCGCGCCGGTTCATATCAGCCCTACTTTTGAAGAGCCGAAGCTGCGCTCGTTGTTGCGCGAAGACGGGCATATAGCCACCTGGCAGGAAGACGAAGACCCTTATGCGCTGATCGCAGCCGAGGTCGCCCGGATTGCCGGCGAAGGCGCGGTCCTGGCGCTTGACCCCGCGACGCCCTGGCTTTTCGCGGCACCGTTGCAGGCCGCAATGGCGGGACGGATCACGGTGGCGAAACCGCTGATCTCGGCGCTGCGCCAGGTCAAATCGGCCGCCGAGATTGCCATTATCCGGACCGCGATGGAGGCCAGCTATCAGGTCCAGAAAGCCGTCTGGCAGAACCTGCGCGCCGGGATATCGACCTCCGAGACCTGTGCTTTCATCTCGGCCGCGCATAAAGCGCTCGGGCTAAAACCGCTTTTCGCGGCGGCACAATTCGGCGTGGCCACCGCCTATCCGCATGGCGTGCCCGAGCCGCAGATCCTCGCCCAGGGCGATATGGTTCTGATCGATATGGGCGGGGTATTGCACGGATATTGCTCAGATATCACCCGCAGTTACGTCTTCGGCACGCCAAGCGCGCGCCAGCGGGAGCTATGGGGACATGAACATGCGGCCCATGCGGCGGCTTTTAAGGCGGCCCGGATCGGAGCCCCCTGCGAAGCCGTGGATCTGGCCGCGCGCGACAGCCTGACCGCTGCCGGTTTTGGCCCCGGATACGCGGTGCCCGGCCTGCCCCACCGCACCGGACACGGGCTTGGGATGGACATTCATGAAGAGCCCTTTATCGTCAGAGGCAACCGGACTCCGCTCGCCCCCGGCATGTGTTTTTCAATCGAACCGATGCTTTGCCTCTATGGCGAATGCGGCATCCGGCTGGAGGATATTGCCTGGATGGCGGAAGACGGCCCGCGCTGGTTTTGCCCGCCTTCGGCAAGTCTGGACCGGCCTTTTGACTGAATGCTGTCCGGCCTGTCATTGTGGCAGGAATTTCGTTCGCTTTTCGACCAAATAAAGTGGAACATCGACATTCTGACGATGTAAGAAATCAGAATAAAGTCCGGACATTTAGCACGAATCCGGAACAAAAAAAACGTCAACAGTGAGTGAAAGGAACCACTTATGAAGCTTCTCTCGCGCAGCCTGATTGCTGCCTCGGCGCTGGCGCTCAGCGCCGCAGCGCCCGCCATGGCGAAAACCTTCATCTATTGCTCGGAGGCCTCGCCCGAGGGCTTCGATCCGGCCCCCTATACCGCCGGCACCACTTTTGAC contains these protein-coding regions:
- the mnmH gene encoding tRNA 2-selenouridine(34) synthase MnmH; translation: MAIMLNSLHDLIRQGFDSVIDVRSPSEFAADHLPGAISLPVLDDEERARVGTIYKQVAPFEARKLGAALISRNVARHLEGPLAAMPGGWRPLLYCWRGGQRSGSMAMILSQIGWRAEIITGGYKAWRGLVVRALEAVPPSRIILLDGNTGSAKTELLQLLALRGIQTIDLEAMANHRGSLFGSRGLQPSQRMFEGRIARALSELDPARPVVIEAESSAIGQCRLPSQLWKAMCAAPRIELDVPAHERARYLASAYGDLTADHDRLSTTIDQLRPFHPAERVAEWHMLARRAEYVALSEALIAAHYDPRYAKHRARSGTARHRIFVASLDPAGLLAAADSLAEKIQRL
- a CDS encoding Xaa-Pro peptidase family protein, yielding MSFDKALGGFRPVSVPAIGGAEYEARVGALQAGMRAADIGAVWLDASSSLSYFLGHSLGLSERIHGALIPARGAPVHISPTFEEPKLRSLLREDGHIATWQEDEDPYALIAAEVARIAGEGAVLALDPATPWLFAAPLQAAMAGRITVAKPLISALRQVKSAAEIAIIRTAMEASYQVQKAVWQNLRAGISTSETCAFISAAHKALGLKPLFAAAQFGVATAYPHGVPEPQILAQGDMVLIDMGGVLHGYCSDITRSYVFGTPSARQRELWGHEHAAHAAAFKAARIGAPCEAVDLAARDSLTAAGFGPGYAVPGLPHRTGHGLGMDIHEEPFIVRGNRTPLAPGMCFSIEPMLCLYGECGIRLEDIAWMAEDGPRWFCPPSASLDRPFD